The Trichoplusia ni isolate ovarian cell line Hi5 chromosome 17, tn1, whole genome shotgun sequence genome includes a region encoding these proteins:
- the LOC113502494 gene encoding uncharacterized protein LOC113502494, which yields MEDHNLSYEPMDIDLSGHSVKEMDISDVSYNDSPIKVKREMEKPHRFEQNLDLSRGSPIKSPVIKKFHLNREKPTRNSEGTTRRIITILLIGVIPLLISAIYNIKCYDDINLNVLSEALSNRLFGQSEAIRIMLDTLGLEERSKILIFSGGTGVGKTYASSILLETVGSCSNVYHYTMPSFVNSFTTDFMVGLTICKNSLVILDDLTVDDIHIKKQIKELIDKSQQLDKNLTVILIFNCHEATTEFIKKCDESFQSKVLEQFAEINAIKQIVNFKSLDVTHLKKCIKHEVQGRVISDEEFDEILKNFDVTLDGCKGVHSKMKYLNVV from the coding sequence ATGGAAGACCATAACTTAAGTTATGAACCGATGGACATAGATCTCAGTGGTCATTCTGTAAAAGAAATGGATATATCGGATGTTTCTTACAACGACTCGccaattaaagtaaaaagaGAAATGGAAAAGCCTCACAGATTTGAACAAAACCTCGACCTAAGTCGAGGTAGTCCTATCAAAAGCCCGGTTATAAAGAAATTTCATCTGAACAGAGAGAAACCGACAAGAAATTCCGAAGGGACCACACGAAGaattattacgattttattgaTAGGTGTAATTCCTCTATTAATTAGTGCTatctacaatataaaatgttatgatgACATCAATTTAAATGTCTTATCTGAAGCTCTATCTAATAGGTTATTTGGTCAGTCGGAAGCTATCAGGATTATGTTAGATACTTTAGGATTAGAagaaagaagtaaaatattgattttctcTGGTGGCACTGGAGTTGGGAAAACATATGCTTCTTCTATACTATTAGAGACCGTAGGGTCTTGCTCAAATGTATATCATTACACAATGCCAAGCTTTGTAAATTCATTTACAACCGATTTCATGGTTGGTCTCACTATATGTAAGAACTCATTAGTTATATTAGACGATTTAACTGTAGATGACATACATATcaagaaacaaattaaagaaCTCATAGATAAAAGTCAACAATTAGATAAGAACTTAACTGTTATACTAATTTTTAACTGCCATGAAGCAACAACagaatttatcaaaaaatgtgACGAGTCATTCCAAAGCAAAGTTTTAGAACAATTTGCtgaaattaatgcaattaagcaaattgtgaattttaaatCCTTAGATGTGACACATTTGAAGAAATGTATTAAGCATGAGGTCCAAGGCCGAGTAATAAGTGATGAAGAgtttgatgaaatattaaaaaactttgaTGTCACTCTTGATGGTTGTAAAGGTGTTCACTCAAAGATGAAGTATCTGAATGTTGTGTAa
- the LOC113502491 gene encoding calcium/calmodulin-dependent protein kinase type II alpha chain, translated as MANPNRESVSTRFSDNYDLKEELGKGAFSIVRRAVQKSTGFEFAAKIINTKKLSARDFQKLEREARICRKLQHPNIVRLHDSIQEEHFHYLVFDLVTGGELFEDIVAREFYSEADASHCIQQILESVHHCHHNGVVHRDLKPENLLLASKAKGAAVKLADFGLAIEVQGDQQAWFGFAGTPGYLSPEVLKKEPYGKPVDIWACGVILYILLVGYPPFWDEDQHRLYGQIKAGAYDYPSPEWDTVTPEAKSLINQMLTVNPSKRITASEALKHPWICHRERVASVMHRQETVDCLKKFNARRKLKGAILTTMLATRNFSGKSMVNKKGDGSQVKESTDSSTTLEDDDLDKDKKGVDRACTVISKEHDEEALTKADSFGKARGDSNASLRRAEVIKVTEVLIDAINNGDYDTYSKLCDPNVTAFDPDALGNLVEGVEFHKFFIDNTPTHVKTNTTILNPRVHLLGDDVAIIAYVCVTQSVDAEGRRATQQSQETRIWHKRHNKWTAIHFHRS; from the coding sequence ATGGCCAATCCAAACCGTGAAAGTGTCAGCACCAGATTCTCcgataattatgatttaaaagaaGAATTGGGTAAAGGAGCGTTCTCCATTGTGCGACGAGCAGTACAAAAGTCGACTGGTTTTGAGTTTGCGGCAAAAATAATCAACACTAAAAAACTTTCGGCTAGAGACTTCCAGAAGTTGGAAAGGGAGGCGCGAATTTGCCGAAAACTTCAACACCCTAACATTGTAAGACTTCATGATTCTATTCAAGAGGAGCATTTTCACTACCTTGTCTTCGACCTAGTAACAGGCGGGGAACTGTTTGAAGATATAGTTGCCAGAGAATTTTACTCTGAGGCTGATGCTTCTCACTGTATACAACAAATTCTTGAATCTGTTCACCATTGCCACCATAACGGAGTAGTGCATAGAGACTTAAAGCCTGAAAATCTTTTACTAGCCAGCAAAGCTAAAGGCGCTGCTGTTAAATTGGCCGATTTTGGATTGGCTATTGAAGTGCAAGGCGACCAACAGGCGTGGTTTGGTTTTGCTGGTACTCCAGGCTATTTATCACCTGAAGTACTTAAAAAAGAGCCATATGGGAAACCAGTTGATATCTGGGCCTGCGGCGTGATTTTATACATTCTGCTTGTGGGCTATCCTCCATTTTGGGATGAAGATCAGCACCGACTGTATGGACAAATTAAGGCTGGTGCGTACGATTATCCTTCTCCAGAATGGGATACAGTGACACCCGAAGCAAAGAGCTTGATTAACCAGATGTTAACTGTTAATCCTAGCAAGAGGATAACGGCATCTGAAGCTTTGAAGCACCCATGGATCTGCCACCGAGAACGTGTTGCATCTGTTATGCACAGGCAAGAAACTGTGGACTGCTTGAAGAAATTCAACGCACGCCGCAAACTCAAAGGTGCCATTCTGACTACCATGCTGGCGACACGCAACTTCTCCGGGAAATCTATGGTAAACAAGAAAGGAGATGGATCGCAAGTCAAGGAATCGACCGACAGCAGTACAACACTGGAAGATGATGACTTGGACAAAGATAAGAAGGGTGTAGATAGAGCGTGTACAGTTATTTCCAAAGAACATGATGAAGAAGCTTTGACAAAAGCGGATTCGTTTGGAAAAGCTCGTGGCGATAGCAACGCTTCGTTGCGTCGGGCGGAAGTAATCAAAGTTACTGAAGTACTCATAGATGCAATTAATAATGGTGATTACGATACCTATTCCAAACTATGCGACCCGAACGTGACAGCGTTCGATCCTGATGCTCTAGGAAACCTAGTCGAAGGCGTTGAATTTCATAAGTTCTTCATTGATAATACGCCCACTCATGTGAAAACGAATACTACGATTCTAAATCCCAGAGTACATCTGCTCGGAGATGATGTAGCTATCATTGCTTACGTATGCGTAACGCAAAGTGTGGACGCTGAAGGCCGACGAGCTACACAGCAGTCACAAGAGACACGTATATGGCACAAACGCCACAACAAGTGGACAGCAATACATTTCCATCGCTCCTAA